The Micromonospora sp. NBC_00421 DNA window CCGGGTGGGGGAAGCGCTGCGCGGCAACCGGCCGCTGACCTGGGACCCGCAGCAGCAGAAGTCCCTGTTCGACACCGCCGACTCGGAGCTGGTGGCCCAGTTCTGGGATGCCATGTTCGCCACCTCCCGGTTCACCGCCCGCGCGCTGGCCGACGCGTACGACTTCGGCCGACACCGTCGGCTGCTCGACGTGGGCGGCGGGGCCGGGGCGTTCCCGATCGAGTTCTGCCAGCGGCTACCGCAGTTGCGGGCGACCATCCTGGACCTGCCGCACGTCTGCGTCCGGGCCGAGGAACGGATCGCGGAGGCGGGGCTGACCGGGCGGATCGGCGCGGTCGCCGGTGACTTCCTCGCCGACCCGGCCCTGCCGGAGGGGCACGACGTCATCCTGCTCAGCATGATCCTGCACGACTGGGACGAGCCGACCAACCGGGCGCTGCTGGCCCGCTGCCACGCCGCGCTGCCACCCGGTGGCGCGATCGTCGTCTCTGAGTTGCTGCTCAACGACGAGCGCACCGGCCCGCCGGAGGCCGCCCTGATGGGCATGAACATGCTCATCGAGACCGAGGGCGGCAAGAACTACTCCGGCGCGGAGTACACCGCCTGGCTGGTCGACGCCGGCTTCGTCGACGTCCGTACGGTGCCCTTCGACGCACCCGGCGCCAACGGCGCGGTGGTGGCCCGCCGGCCCTGACCGCGTGCTCCGGCCCGCCGCCCGGACACCGGTGCGGCGTGCCGGCGGCGACCCGTCGGCGCGGACGGCATCCGCGCCGACGGGTCAACGCCGACGGGGTCAGCCCGGCTTGTACGCGGTGACCAGCTCCCACCCGCCGGGCAGCACCGCCACCCGGGTGAAGCCGACCTCGGCGAGCAGTCCGGTGTAGAACTCGACCTCCCGCAGCCGGCTCACACAGCTGTCCACCCCGATCAGGAAGTAGCTCCAGAAGAACTGCACGGCCAGCCGGTCCGGGGTGCGGAACTCCTCGCCGATCAGCAGCAGCCCGCCCGGCTCCAACGCCGCGTACGCCTGCTCGACCAGGTGTCGGGCCACGTCGTTGGGCCAGTCGTGCAGCACCCGGACGAACGCCATCGCGTCGTAGCCCGACGGCAGCGGCCCGGCCAGGAAGTCGCCGCCGACGAACCCCAACCGGTCGGGATGACCCCGGGCGATCCGGGTGGCCGTCACCAGAGGGGACACCGGCGGCAGGTTGAACACGTCGGCCCGCAGGTCGGGGGCGGTGTCGAGGATGTGCGCGGCGAGCGTGCCGTCGCCACCGCCGACGTCCAACAGGCGTCGCCGGTCCGGCCAGAGCCGGTCGGCGTGCCGGTGCAGCGTCTCGATCACCGGGCCGAGCCCGGCGGCCATGCTGCGTTCGAAGTCGGCGGTCTGCGCGTCGGTCTTCGGCGGCCAGGCGAAGTCGTCGTCGGTCATGCCGACCTCACCGCGCAGGCTCTCGGCGAGCCGGCCGTGCAGCACCCGCCACGGGTAGCGGTCCCGGTCCCGTTCGATCGCGTCCGGGCCGACCGCCGCCACCAC harbors:
- a CDS encoding methyltransferase; translated protein: MTVTLSPRALMSLLFNGPKAVDVLETALALGLLDALEPGPVRLDALAARFGVRPLRLYKFLDCLETLGCVTRHEPGDDIAAATYRAVPGLRDAVVAAVGPDAIERDRDRYPWRVLHGRLAESLRGEVGMTDDDFAWPPKTDAQTADFERSMAAGLGPVIETLHRHADRLWPDRRRLLDVGGGDGTLAAHILDTAPDLRADVFNLPPVSPLVTATRIARGHPDRLGFVGGDFLAGPLPSGYDAMAFVRVLHDWPNDVARHLVEQAYAALEPGGLLLIGEEFRTPDRLAVQFFWSYFLIGVDSCVSRLREVEFYTGLLAEVGFTRVAVLPGGWELVTAYKPG
- a CDS encoding methyltransferase, with protein sequence MINPTPLMSLVAGVWGFKTLAVGVEFGLFTRLAGGRTITVAEAAAEFGLDERPADLLLAASASLGLLDKAGDGYRNSELAEQFLVEGQPYYFGAQVRYSDLRTYLPWHRVGEALRGNRPLTWDPQQQKSLFDTADSELVAQFWDAMFATSRFTARALADAYDFGRHRRLLDVGGGAGAFPIEFCQRLPQLRATILDLPHVCVRAEERIAEAGLTGRIGAVAGDFLADPALPEGHDVILLSMILHDWDEPTNRALLARCHAALPPGGAIVVSELLLNDERTGPPEAALMGMNMLIETEGGKNYSGAEYTAWLVDAGFVDVRTVPFDAPGANGAVVARRP